TAGCCATTGCTTCGACTAATTCTTTCATCTTCATCCACCTCCATACGAGTTTTGAACCGCCTAAAGACCGGCCCTCTGTAAAAGCTTCTTCGCGATATCAGTAGGTTGCGCTCCTTGTTCCAACCAGTATTTCGCCCTCTCGAGATCGATCTTCGTCTCTGTAGAACCCTTCTGGGGATTATAGGTTCCGAGAATCTCTATAAACGGTCCGTCCCTCCGCGCTCTGGAATCCGCCACGATCAGCCGGTAGAACGGTTTCTTGTGGGCTCCTAACCTCGTCAATCTGATCTTAACCAACGAATCACCTCCTCTTTTAGCTTAGTGAATTTTAATACATTTCTCAGCGAAAGTAAAGAACTAGCGGGGAAAGATATTCGGCATCCGCAGACCCTTTTTCCCTTTAAACATCTTCAGCATCTTCTTCATCTCGACATACTGTTTCACGACTCGGTTCACATCGGTAACCGTTGTTCCGCTTCCGAGCGCTATCCTTTGTCTCCTTCTTCCGTTGATGAGGGAATGGTTCCGCCTCTCATCTCCAGTCATGGAATTTATGATCGCTTCCACCTTCGTAAACTCCCTCTCATCCACCGAGACGTTTTTCATTCTGCCGAACCCCGGAATCATACCGAGGATATTTTCCAGGGGTCCCATACTCCGAAGTCTTTTCAACTGCTCCTTCAGGTCCTCAAAGGTGAAGGACTCACCGAAAATCTTCTCCTGAAGCTTCTCCGCCTCTTTCCGGTCATAGGCCTTCTCCGCCTGCTCGATGAGGCTCAGAACGTCTCCCATCCCGAGGATCCTCGATGCTATCCTGTCGGGATGAAACACCTCGAACATATCGATCTTCTCGCCGACACCGACAAATTTGATCGGCTTTCCGGTGACGAACCTGATGGAGAGGGCGGCACCGCCCCGTGCATCGCCGTCCATCTTCGTGAGGATTATTCCGTCGATGCCGATGCGGTCGTTAAAGCTCTTTGCGATGTTCACTGCGTCCTGACCCGTCATGGCGTCCGCAACGAAGAGTATCTCCCCCGGGACGACCCGGGACTTTATCTCGCTCAATTCCTGCATGAGGCTCTCGTCTATATGGAGCCTTCCGGCGGTGTCGAGTATCATCACATCTTGCGCATCGAGTTTCGCCTTCCTGACAGCAGCCTCGCAGAGCGTTACCGGGTCCTTTGTCTGCCGGGAAGAAAAGACAGGAACGTCTATCTGCCTTCCGATCGTCTCGAGCTGCTCGATTGCCGCAGGGCGCTGGAGATCGGCGGCAACGAGCATCGGTCTCCTGCCCTCTTTCTTAAAGAGTCTCGCCAGCTTCCCTGAGGTCGTCGTCTTTCCGGAACCATGAAGGCCTACCATCATGACGATGGTGGGGGGATTCGGGGCGAGATGTATCTTGCTGCTCGTCCCCCCGAGGAGTTCGCAGAGTTCGGCATGGACTATCTTGATGACCTGCTGTCCCGGGGTGAGACTCTCAAGGACCTCCTTCCCCATCGCCTTTGCCTTTATCTTCTCGATGAAGTCCTTGACGACCTTGAAATTCACATCCGCCTCAAGGAGAGCGAGGCGCACTTCCTTCAAGGCAGCATCGATATCCTCTTCCTTGAGAATACCCCTTCCCCTTAACTTCTTGAATATCGATTCGAGTTTTTCGCTCAGTGCCTCAAGCATTATCGCAACGCCTCGATCTCCTGTGAAAGGGTTTCGGCAAGGCCGGGGATGAAGCCCGTATGTTTCCCCGCAACCCCGCCGTTTTTATCGACGATGAAAAGCGCGGGGATGCCGGCCACATTATAGAGAGAAGAGGCATCCCCATCGTCAATGAGTACCGGATAGGCGATGGCATGCTCTTTCGCAAAGGAACTTACCGTTGAAGGGACATCTCCTCCCCTGTCCATCGAAACGCCCAGTATCACAACTCCTTTGTCCTTGTATCTCGCATAAACCGCATTTAACTCCGGTATC
Above is a window of Thermodesulfovibrionales bacterium DNA encoding:
- the ffh gene encoding signal recognition particle protein, whose protein sequence is MLEALSEKLESIFKKLRGRGILKEEDIDAALKEVRLALLEADVNFKVVKDFIEKIKAKAMGKEVLESLTPGQQVIKIVHAELCELLGGTSSKIHLAPNPPTIVMMVGLHGSGKTTTSGKLARLFKKEGRRPMLVAADLQRPAAIEQLETIGRQIDVPVFSSRQTKDPVTLCEAAVRKAKLDAQDVMILDTAGRLHIDESLMQELSEIKSRVVPGEILFVADAMTGQDAVNIAKSFNDRIGIDGIILTKMDGDARGGAALSIRFVTGKPIKFVGVGEKIDMFEVFHPDRIASRILGMGDVLSLIEQAEKAYDRKEAEKLQEKIFGESFTFEDLKEQLKRLRSMGPLENILGMIPGFGRMKNVSVDEREFTKVEAIINSMTGDERRNHSLINGRRRQRIALGSGTTVTDVNRVVKQYVEMKKMLKMFKGKKGLRMPNIFPR
- the rpsP gene encoding 30S ribosomal protein S16; this translates as MVKIRLTRLGAHKKPFYRLIVADSRARRDGPFIEILGTYNPQKGSTETKIDLERAKYWLEQGAQPTDIAKKLLQRAGL
- a CDS encoding TlpA disulfide reductase family protein encodes the protein MKKLCLVVCLFVALSAVSCKKSVSPPVADKDRAPDFTLSDLQKNKITLSGLRGKVVLVEFWATWCPPCKEMIPELNAVYARYKDKGVVILGVSMDRGGDVPSTVSSFAKEHAIAYPVLIDDGDASSLYNVAGIPALFIVDKNGGVAGKHTGFIPGLAETLSQEIEALR